One Desulforhopalus sp. DNA segment encodes these proteins:
- a CDS encoding urease subunit beta: MIPGEIITMEGDIELNVGRETVLVEVANTGDRPIQVGSHYHFFETNEALAFNRPAARGFRLNIAAGTAVRFEPGQTRRVELVAFAGQREVYGFTGKIMGPLEERQ; this comes from the coding sequence ATGATTCCCGGTGAAATAATCACAATGGAAGGCGACATCGAACTGAACGTCGGCCGCGAAACGGTGCTGGTCGAGGTGGCCAATACCGGCGACCGGCCTATCCAGGTCGGCTCGCACTACCACTTTTTTGAGACCAACGAGGCCCTGGCCTTCAACCGCCCGGCGGCGCGGGGCTTTCGCCTGAACATCGCCGCCGGCACGGCAGTGCGCTTCGAACCGGGCCAGACCCGGCGGGTGGAACTGGTGGCCTTTGCGGGACAACGGGAGGTCTACGGATTTACCGGCAAGATCATGGGACCTCTGGAGGAACGGCAATGA
- the ureA gene encoding urease subunit gamma, with protein MELTPREKDKLILFTAALLAERRMARGLKLNYPEAVAFISGALLEGARDGRTVAELMADGRNLLNRDQVMDGVAEMVEEVQVEATFPDGTKLVTVHNPIR; from the coding sequence ATGGAACTCACCCCACGAGAAAAAGACAAGCTCATCCTGTTTACCGCCGCCCTGCTCGCCGAACGGCGCATGGCCCGCGGCCTGAAGCTCAACTACCCCGAGGCGGTGGCCTTTATCAGCGGGGCGCTGCTGGAGGGTGCCCGCGACGGCAGGACGGTCGCCGAACTGATGGCCGACGGCCGCAACCTCCTCAACCGCGACCAAGTCATGGATGGCGTGGCGGAGATGGTCGAGGAGGTGCAGGTCGAGGCGACCTTTCCCGACGGCACCAAGCTGGTGACGGTGCACAATCCGATTCGATAG
- a CDS encoding urease accessory protein UreD: MRTATAELATPEEESGWRAELALTYAAQKDTTILADSRHQGPLRVQRPLYPEGGVCHTCILHPPGGVVGGDSLHLDVTVRDTAHALITTPGATKFYRSAGRAAVQRQMLAVHGGTLEWLPQEAIAFPGAEAELLTEVRLYGKARFIGWEVLCLGLPARGETFSPGRFDGCLALYRDGRPLFFDRLRVRSERDLASVVGLRRHPVSGCFLATGVSRETAAGLGDLASRTDGELTGLTLLGEVLVARYLGYSVVAAREFFSELWARLRPSLIGRPACPPRIWAT, from the coding sequence ATGAGAACGGCAACTGCGGAACTGGCAACACCTGAAGAAGAAAGTGGCTGGCGGGCGGAACTGGCCCTCACCTACGCCGCCCAGAAAGACACGACTATCCTCGCCGACAGCCGCCATCAGGGGCCGCTGCGGGTCCAGCGCCCCCTGTACCCGGAGGGCGGGGTCTGTCACACCTGCATCCTCCATCCACCGGGCGGAGTGGTCGGCGGCGACAGCCTGCACCTTGACGTGACCGTGCGGGATACTGCCCACGCCCTGATCACCACCCCGGGCGCTACCAAATTCTACCGCTCCGCGGGCAGGGCGGCGGTGCAGCGCCAGATGCTTGCGGTACACGGCGGGACCCTTGAATGGCTGCCCCAGGAGGCCATTGCCTTCCCGGGGGCCGAGGCGGAGCTGCTCACCGAGGTGCGGCTTTACGGCAAGGCGCGGTTCATCGGCTGGGAGGTCCTCTGCCTGGGTCTGCCCGCCCGCGGCGAGACCTTCTCCCCCGGCCGCTTTGACGGCTGCCTGGCCCTGTACCGCGACGGCCGGCCGCTGTTCTTCGACCGCCTGCGGGTGCGCAGCGAGCGGGATCTGGCAAGCGTCGTCGGCCTGCGCCGCCACCCGGTAAGCGGCTGCTTCCTTGCCACCGGAGTCAGCCGGGAGACCGCCGCCGGGCTCGGCGACCTGGCATCGCGGACGGACGGCGAGCTGACCGGCCTCACCCTCCTCGGAGAGGTGCTGGTGGCCCGCTATCTTGGCTATTCGGTGGTCGCCGCCCGGGAATTTTTTAGCGAGCTGTGGGCACGGCTGCGGCCCTCGCTTATCGGTCGCCCGGCCTGCCCACCGAGGATCTGGGCAACATAA
- the urtE gene encoding urea ABC transporter ATP-binding subunit UrtE, which translates to MLNVTTLNQFYGESHTLWDIDLQVAAGRCTCLMGRNGVGKTTLLACIMGLIAPRSGQILFQEKDITRVAVEGRADMGIGYVPQGRQIFPLLTVRENLEIGLACQKGKKKAIPEVIFELFPVLREMLGRRGGDLSGGQQQQLAIGRALVLEPTLLILDEPTEGIQPNIVQEIGEIIHRLQRELGMTILLVEQKLKFVRAVADCFVILDRGRAVAEGNIDSLHEGLIKEYLTV; encoded by the coding sequence ATGCTCAACGTTACCACACTCAACCAGTTCTACGGCGAGAGCCACACCCTCTGGGATATTGACCTGCAAGTGGCCGCCGGCAGATGCACCTGCCTCATGGGCCGCAACGGCGTCGGCAAGACGACGCTGCTCGCCTGTATCATGGGCCTCATCGCCCCGCGCTCCGGCCAGATCCTCTTCCAGGAGAAGGATATCACCCGGGTGGCCGTTGAGGGGCGGGCCGACATGGGGATCGGCTATGTGCCCCAGGGCCGGCAGATCTTTCCCCTGCTCACCGTCCGGGAAAACCTGGAGATCGGTCTTGCCTGCCAAAAAGGCAAAAAGAAGGCAATCCCCGAGGTGATCTTCGAGCTTTTCCCGGTACTGAGGGAGATGCTCGGCCGGCGCGGCGGCGACCTGTCCGGCGGCCAGCAGCAGCAACTGGCCATCGGCCGCGCCCTGGTGCTTGAGCCGACACTGTTGATTCTCGACGAGCCGACGGAGGGCATCCAGCCAAACATCGTTCAGGAGATCGGCGAGATCATCCACCGGCTGCAGCGGGAACTCGGTATGACCATCCTCCTGGTCGAGCAGAAACTGAAGTTCGTCCGGGCGGTGGCCGACTGTTTCGTCATCCTCGACCGCGGCCGGGCGGTGGCCGAGGGAAACATCGACAGCCTGCATGAGGGACTGATCAAGGAGTATTTAACGGTATGA
- the urtD gene encoding urea ABC transporter ATP-binding protein UrtD: protein MNTRDRMRAIFGIEDPIVFPLPESSEDLDLRHGVILYLEGINVSFDGFRAINNLNLYIDDGELRCIIGPNGAGKTTMMDIITGKTRPDSGSAWFGGTIDLLQLDEPGIAQAGIGRKFQKPTVFTELLVDNNLELAMAGDKAPWPTFRAKLTSEERDRINDILKLIGLHQLAGTKAGSLSHGQKQWLEIGMLLMQNPKLLLIDEPVAGMTQQEMERTAELLTSLAGSHSVVVVEHDMDFIRSIARKVSVLHQGSILAEGTMDEVQNNQQVIEVYLGE, encoded by the coding sequence ATGAACACCAGAGATCGCATGCGCGCCATCTTCGGCATCGAAGACCCGATCGTCTTTCCCTTGCCGGAAAGCTCGGAGGATCTCGATCTCCGCCACGGAGTCATCCTCTACCTTGAAGGAATCAACGTCAGTTTCGACGGCTTCAGGGCAATCAACAACCTCAACCTGTATATCGACGACGGCGAGCTGCGCTGCATCATCGGCCCGAACGGCGCCGGCAAGACGACAATGATGGACATCATCACCGGCAAGACCAGACCGGACAGCGGCTCCGCCTGGTTCGGCGGTACCATCGACCTGCTGCAACTCGACGAACCGGGCATCGCCCAGGCGGGGATCGGCCGTAAGTTCCAGAAGCCGACGGTCTTTACGGAGCTCCTGGTCGACAATAACCTCGAACTGGCCATGGCCGGCGACAAGGCGCCGTGGCCGACCTTTCGCGCCAAGCTGACGAGTGAGGAGCGTGACCGGATCAACGACATCCTGAAACTCATCGGCCTCCACCAGCTAGCCGGCACCAAGGCAGGGTCCCTGTCGCACGGCCAGAAACAGTGGCTGGAAATAGGCATGCTGCTGATGCAGAACCCCAAGCTGCTGCTCATCGACGAGCCGGTGGCCGGCATGACCCAGCAGGAGATGGAACGCACCGCCGAGCTTTTAACCAGCCTTGCCGGCAGCCATTCGGTAGTGGTGGTCGAGCACGACATGGACTTCATCCGTTCCATCGCCCGCAAGGTCTCGGTGCTCCACCAGGGCTCGATCCTCGCCGAGGGCACCATGGACGAGGTCCAGAACAACCAACAGGTCATCGAGGTCTATCTGGGGGAATAA
- the urtC gene encoding urea ABC transporter permease subunit UrtC: MNRFLTVLQDDKPGSALLLVLLAASVIVPASNLLLAETNPLHLPTYSMTLWGKYLCYALLAVAVDLVWGYLGILSLGHGAFFALGGYAMGMYLMRQIGDRGVYGNPVLPDFMVFLNWQELPWFWHGFQSFWFAALMVVAVPAALALVFGSLAFRSRVTGVYLSIITQALTFALLLAFFRNEMGFGGNNGLTDFKDILGFNLQEDTTRAALFALSALALAGGYLACRLITTSRLGMACTAIRDQESRLRFVGYRVENIKLWVFTFSAALAGVAGALYVPQVGIINPTEFSPLNSIEIVIWVAVGGRASLYGAVAGAILVNAAKSWLTVAFPDAWLFGLGALFVLVTLFLPYGVVGLIQRRGGRA, encoded by the coding sequence ATGAACCGTTTTCTCACAGTTTTACAAGACGACAAGCCCGGCTCGGCTCTCCTCCTGGTGCTTCTGGCGGCAAGTGTCATCGTTCCGGCCAGCAACCTGCTGCTAGCCGAAACCAACCCCTTGCATCTGCCGACCTACAGCATGACCCTGTGGGGCAAGTACCTCTGCTACGCCCTCCTTGCGGTGGCGGTCGATCTGGTGTGGGGCTATCTCGGCATCCTCAGCCTCGGCCACGGTGCCTTCTTTGCGCTTGGCGGCTACGCCATGGGCATGTACCTGATGCGGCAGATCGGCGACCGCGGCGTCTACGGCAACCCGGTGCTGCCTGACTTCATGGTCTTTCTCAACTGGCAGGAACTGCCCTGGTTTTGGCACGGTTTTCAGAGCTTTTGGTTCGCGGCCCTCATGGTGGTAGCGGTACCCGCCGCCCTCGCCCTGGTCTTCGGCAGTCTTGCCTTTCGGTCGCGGGTGACCGGCGTCTACCTGTCGATCATCACCCAGGCCCTTACCTTCGCCCTGCTGCTTGCCTTCTTCCGCAACGAGATGGGGTTCGGCGGCAACAACGGCCTCACCGATTTCAAGGATATCCTCGGGTTTAACCTCCAGGAGGACACCACTCGGGCGGCGCTCTTTGCTCTATCGGCCCTAGCTCTGGCCGGCGGCTACCTTGCCTGCCGGCTGATCACCACCTCGCGGCTCGGCATGGCCTGCACCGCCATCCGCGACCAGGAGTCGCGCCTGCGCTTTGTCGGCTACCGGGTGGAAAATATCAAATTGTGGGTCTTCACCTTCTCGGCGGCGCTCGCCGGGGTCGCCGGCGCCCTCTACGTGCCGCAGGTCGGTATCATCAACCCTACCGAGTTCTCGCCGCTCAACTCCATCGAGATCGTCATTTGGGTGGCGGTGGGCGGCAGGGCCAGCCTCTACGGCGCCGTCGCCGGGGCGATACTCGTCAATGCCGCAAAGAGCTGGCTGACCGTGGCCTTCCCCGACGCCTGGCTGTTCGGCCTGGGTGCCCTGTTCGTCCTCGTCACCCTCTTTCTGCCGTACGGCGTAGTCGGCCTTATCCAGCGCAGGGGGGGAAGAGCATGA
- the urtB gene encoding urea ABC transporter permease subunit UrtB — MKKTPRSISRLLPTLLLLLLALFPETCLATAEEGFSEGVVLLATKGFAQKSEGAEKIAASGDQRAGKILRACLDGQLYLTREGQNLVYGTAEGDNLQVSDALTGAPLSVMNAGQLTKVTINNQLRGQLKTLLARLSLKNPDPAIRLAGVREMFADITPETAKVLDDLRQSEQDQRVREALQTALALAGVRGNDPTERKKGLADLAGSLDPEVRNELTRLIAEEKDPAALREAKRSLAKIEDSLSWYAKLETLFFGLSLGSVLVLAAIGLAITFGVIGVINMAHGELIMIGAYTAYVMQQLLPQSIGLALALSIPAAFIVAALVGIAIERSVIRFLYGRPLETLLATFGISLILQQAVRSIFSPLNRSVVTPAWMSGSIAINPVLSFTSNRLVIFVFAMLVFAGLFLLLKKSSLGLQVRAVSQNRAMARAMGVRASRVDALTFGLGSGVAGIAGVALSQLTNVGPNLGQSYIVDSFMVVVFGGVGNLWGTLVGGLALGVANKFLEPWSGAVLAKIVILVLIILFIQKRPQGLFPQRGRAAE; from the coding sequence ATGAAAAAGACACCAAGATCAATATCCCGGCTGTTGCCGACCCTTCTCCTCCTCCTGCTCGCCCTCTTTCCCGAGACCTGCCTGGCGACGGCCGAAGAGGGCTTCTCTGAGGGAGTGGTGCTGCTTGCCACCAAGGGCTTTGCCCAGAAGTCGGAAGGTGCGGAGAAGATTGCCGCAAGCGGCGACCAGCGGGCGGGCAAGATCCTCCGCGCCTGCCTCGACGGCCAGCTCTACCTGACCCGCGAGGGGCAGAACCTCGTCTACGGTACAGCGGAAGGTGACAACCTACAGGTCAGCGACGCCCTGACCGGGGCTCCTCTTAGCGTGATGAATGCTGGGCAACTCACCAAGGTCACCATCAACAACCAGCTGCGCGGCCAACTAAAAACCCTGCTTGCCCGCCTCAGCCTGAAAAACCCCGACCCGGCGATTCGACTTGCCGGAGTCCGCGAGATGTTTGCCGATATCACCCCGGAGACCGCCAAAGTCCTTGACGATCTGCGACAAAGCGAGCAGGACCAGCGGGTGCGTGAGGCCCTGCAGACCGCCCTGGCCCTGGCCGGGGTGCGCGGCAATGACCCGACCGAACGAAAGAAGGGCCTTGCCGACCTGGCGGGCAGCCTCGACCCCGAGGTGCGCAACGAACTGACCCGGCTGATCGCCGAAGAAAAGGACCCGGCCGCGCTTCGCGAGGCAAAACGGTCGCTCGCCAAGATCGAGGACAGCCTGTCCTGGTACGCAAAACTCGAAACGCTGTTCTTCGGGCTCAGCCTCGGCTCCGTCCTGGTGCTTGCCGCCATTGGCCTGGCCATCACCTTCGGGGTGATCGGCGTCATCAATATGGCCCACGGTGAGCTGATCATGATCGGCGCCTATACCGCCTACGTCATGCAGCAGCTGCTACCGCAGAGCATCGGCCTGGCCCTGGCGCTTTCCATACCTGCGGCCTTTATCGTCGCCGCCCTGGTCGGCATCGCCATCGAGCGCTCGGTCATCCGCTTCCTCTACGGGCGACCGCTGGAGACCCTGCTTGCCACCTTCGGCATCAGCCTTATTCTCCAGCAGGCGGTGCGCTCCATCTTCTCGCCTCTCAACCGCAGCGTCGTCACACCGGCGTGGATGAGCGGCTCGATCGCCATCAATCCGGTATTGTCCTTTACCAGCAACCGCCTCGTCATCTTCGTCTTCGCCATGCTGGTCTTTGCCGGACTGTTCCTGCTGCTGAAAAAGAGCAGCCTCGGCCTGCAGGTCCGGGCGGTGTCGCAGAACCGGGCGATGGCCCGGGCCATGGGAGTCAGGGCCTCGCGGGTCGACGCCCTGACCTTCGGCCTCGGCTCTGGCGTTGCCGGCATCGCTGGCGTGGCCCTCAGCCAGCTGACCAACGTCGGCCCGAACCTCGGCCAATCGTATATCGTCGATTCCTTCATGGTTGTGGTCTTCGGCGGCGTCGGCAACCTGTGGGGCACCCTGGTCGGCGGCCTGGCTCTGGGCGTTGCCAACAAGTTTCTTGAGCCGTGGAGCGGTGCGGTGCTTGCCAAGATCGTCATCCTCGTGCTCATCATCCTCTTCATCCAGAAGCGTCCCCAGGGCCTGTTCCCGCAACGGGGCCGGGCGGCGGAGTAA
- the urtA gene encoding urea ABC transporter substrate-binding protein: MKMKALASYLAGGLLAGALLAGPAAAEDTIKVGILHSLSGTMAISETTLKDTMLMLIDEQNKKGGLLGKKLTPVVVDPASNWPLFAEKARELIQKEKVAATFGCWTSVSRKSVLPVFEELNSLLFYPVQYEGEESSVNVFYTGAAPNQQAIPAVDYLMNDIGAKRWVLAGTDYVYPRTTNKILEAYLKAKGVAAEDIMINYTPFGHSDWQSIVADIKKFGSAGKKTAVVSTINGDANVPFYKELGNQGIKADAIPVVAFSVGEEELSGIDTKPLVGHLAAWNYFQSVQSPVNSAFIKAWKSFIKNDKRVTNDPMEAHYIGFNMWVKAVEKAGTTDPKAVQEAIIGVTVPNLSGGYSAMMPNHHITKPVLIGEIQANGQFETVWQTSGLVVGDEWSDFLEGSKDLISDWRKPLSCGAYNVVTHKCSGTK, from the coding sequence ATGAAGATGAAGGCATTGGCGAGTTACCTGGCTGGCGGGCTGCTGGCTGGCGCCCTGCTGGCCGGTCCGGCCGCAGCCGAAGACACCATCAAGGTCGGGATTCTGCATTCCCTGTCCGGAACCATGGCGATCAGCGAGACGACGCTGAAGGACACCATGCTCATGCTCATCGACGAGCAGAACAAGAAAGGCGGCCTGCTCGGCAAGAAGCTGACCCCGGTGGTCGTCGATCCGGCCTCCAACTGGCCGCTCTTTGCCGAAAAGGCCCGCGAGTTGATCCAGAAGGAAAAGGTGGCGGCCACCTTCGGCTGCTGGACCTCAGTATCCCGCAAATCGGTTTTGCCAGTCTTCGAGGAGTTGAACAGCCTGCTCTTCTACCCGGTACAGTATGAGGGCGAGGAATCGTCGGTGAACGTCTTCTACACCGGCGCCGCGCCAAACCAGCAGGCCATCCCCGCCGTCGATTATCTGATGAACGATATCGGCGCCAAACGCTGGGTCCTTGCCGGTACCGACTACGTCTACCCGCGCACCACCAACAAGATTCTCGAGGCCTACCTGAAGGCAAAAGGTGTTGCCGCCGAGGATATCATGATCAACTACACCCCTTTCGGGCATAGCGACTGGCAGTCGATCGTCGCCGATATTAAAAAGTTCGGCTCCGCCGGCAAGAAGACCGCGGTGGTATCGACGATCAACGGCGACGCCAACGTCCCCTTCTACAAGGAACTGGGCAATCAGGGTATCAAGGCCGACGCCATCCCGGTCGTCGCCTTCTCGGTGGGTGAGGAAGAGCTTTCCGGTATAGACACCAAACCCCTGGTCGGCCATCTCGCCGCCTGGAACTACTTCCAGAGCGTGCAGAGCCCGGTGAACAGCGCTTTTATCAAGGCCTGGAAATCCTTTATCAAGAACGACAAGCGGGTCACCAACGACCCGATGGAGGCCCATTATATCGGCTTCAATATGTGGGTGAAGGCGGTGGAGAAGGCCGGCACCACCGACCCGAAGGCAGTGCAGGAGGCGATTATCGGCGTCACCGTGCCGAACCTGTCCGGCGGCTACTCGGCGATGATGCCCAACCACCATATCACCAAGCCGGTCCTGATCGGCGAAATCCAGGCGAACGGCCAGTTCGAGACGGTCTGGCAGACCTCGGGCCTGGTGGTCGGCGACGAGTGGTCGGACTTTCTTGAGGGATCAAAGGATCTCATCTCAGACTGGCGTAAACCGCTATCCTGCGGTGCCTATAATGTCGTGACCCATAAGTGTTCGGGCACCAAGTAA
- a CDS encoding diguanylate cyclase, with translation MAEKVDSVVVLIVDDDELVRMALSVLVGSLGYHCLVAGDGIEALAVLRSTPVDLVLTDIVMPGMDGLELLAHIHKEHKETDVIISTGFHEKASYAAVIKAGAIDFIKKPIDQAELEAKLARAVRERSLIRKLQLLSKQDSLTGILNRRAFDERFSYEVERASRQNYPLMLASIDIDNFKEYNDQFGHQEGDKALVGLAEIMKLCTRESVDLCFRLGGDEFAVLLPQATASQGTEIVQRILLTFIEKDFSGTTLSIGLVSCRRNKRIPKEEDERAMKERADQAMYDAKKSGKNCVITRI, from the coding sequence ATGGCAGAAAAGGTAGATTCCGTTGTTGTGTTGATCGTTGATGACGACGAGCTGGTGCGTATGGCCTTGAGTGTCCTGGTCGGCTCCCTCGGCTATCACTGCCTGGTTGCCGGGGACGGCATCGAGGCGCTTGCCGTTCTGCGATCAACTCCCGTCGATCTTGTCCTGACCGATATCGTCATGCCGGGGATGGACGGCTTAGAGCTTTTAGCCCATATCCATAAGGAACACAAAGAAACCGATGTTATCATCTCCACCGGTTTTCATGAAAAAGCCAGTTATGCCGCGGTAATAAAGGCGGGAGCCATCGATTTCATTAAAAAGCCTATCGACCAGGCTGAGCTTGAGGCCAAACTGGCCAGGGCCGTCCGCGAACGCAGCCTTATCCGCAAGTTGCAACTTTTGTCGAAGCAGGACAGCTTGACGGGGATTCTCAACAGGAGGGCCTTTGACGAGCGCTTTTCCTACGAGGTGGAAAGGGCCAGCCGGCAGAACTATCCGCTGATGCTGGCCAGTATCGATATCGACAATTTCAAGGAGTACAATGATCAGTTCGGCCACCAGGAAGGTGATAAGGCCTTGGTAGGCCTCGCTGAAATAATGAAATTGTGCACCAGGGAGAGCGTTGATTTGTGCTTTCGCCTGGGTGGCGACGAATTTGCCGTTTTGCTCCCCCAGGCCACCGCCAGCCAGGGGACGGAAATTGTCCAGAGGATTCTTCTGACCTTCATCGAAAAGGACTTTTCCGGCACCACTCTTTCCATAGGCCTAGTTTCCTGCAGGCGCAATAAACGAATACCCAAGGAAGAAGACGAACGGGCCATGAAGGAGCGCGCCGACCAGGCCATGTATGATGCCAAAAAGAGCGGCAAGAACTGCGTGATCACCAGGATTTGA
- the purF gene encoding amidophosphoribosyltransferase, protein MPQNTRRNLSDGRPTHECGICGIYNHPDSAKLAYFGLYALQHRGQESAGIVTSDGSKVSMHKNMGLVPEVFSEAIIQKLQGHLSIGHVRYSTTGASNLTNAQPLLVTHKGTTMAVAHNGNLVNSIALRAGLEERGSIFQTTMDSEVVLHLMARAAHLGLEQALSQTFTALKGAYSLLLMTQDTMIAVRDPDGFRPLCLGKLKNGGGNGWIVASETCALDLVEAEYIRDIAPGEILLFRDGTMTSIFPWPKQNSHFCIFEQVYFARPDSEIFGINVYQARKRMGEILAEEAKIDADFVMPFPDSGNYAALGYSQASGIPLEMGVIRNHYVGRTFIQPTQSMRDFNVKVKLNPVRSFLKGKRLIIVEDSIIRGTTGKSRVRALREAGAKEVHMVVSCPPTRHACYYGIDFPSASQLIANKKTIAEIAEYLGLDSLHYLSLEGLVKATGMTSEDFCLACFNGKYPVAPDTSFHKDALG, encoded by the coding sequence ATGCCGCAAAACACCCGCAGGAACCTTTCAGACGGCCGCCCCACCCATGAGTGTGGAATTTGCGGTATTTATAATCACCCGGACTCCGCTAAACTCGCCTACTTCGGGTTGTATGCGCTGCAGCATCGTGGCCAGGAAAGCGCCGGAATTGTCACCTCCGATGGCAGCAAGGTGTCCATGCACAAAAACATGGGGCTGGTGCCCGAGGTTTTTTCCGAGGCCATAATCCAGAAACTGCAGGGCCATCTGTCTATCGGTCACGTGCGCTACTCGACAACCGGGGCGTCAAATCTCACCAACGCCCAACCGCTCCTTGTCACCCACAAGGGAACGACCATGGCGGTTGCCCATAACGGCAATCTTGTCAACTCCATTGCCCTCCGCGCCGGCTTGGAAGAGCGCGGATCAATTTTCCAAACCACCATGGACAGCGAGGTGGTCCTGCATCTCATGGCCCGCGCCGCCCACCTCGGCCTGGAACAGGCCCTCAGCCAGACCTTCACCGCCCTCAAGGGGGCGTATTCCCTCCTGCTCATGACCCAGGACACCATGATCGCCGTCCGCGATCCCGATGGCTTTCGCCCCCTTTGCCTCGGCAAACTCAAGAACGGTGGCGGCAACGGCTGGATCGTCGCCTCGGAAACCTGTGCTCTTGACTTGGTTGAGGCGGAATACATCCGGGACATCGCGCCCGGCGAGATACTGCTGTTCAGAGACGGGACAATGACCTCGATCTTCCCCTGGCCAAAACAAAACAGCCATTTCTGTATCTTCGAGCAGGTCTACTTCGCCCGCCCCGATTCGGAGATCTTCGGGATCAATGTCTACCAGGCACGTAAGCGGATGGGCGAGATCCTCGCCGAGGAAGCAAAAATCGACGCCGATTTCGTCATGCCCTTTCCCGATTCCGGCAACTACGCCGCCCTCGGATATTCGCAGGCCTCCGGTATTCCACTGGAAATGGGCGTGATCCGCAATCACTATGTCGGGAGGACCTTCATCCAGCCGACCCAGTCAATGCGCGACTTCAACGTCAAAGTCAAACTCAATCCGGTTCGCTCCTTTCTCAAGGGAAAACGGTTGATTATCGTCGAAGACTCGATCATTAGGGGGACAACCGGCAAAAGCCGGGTGCGGGCCCTGCGGGAGGCAGGCGCCAAGGAAGTCCACATGGTGGTGAGTTGCCCCCCCACCAGGCACGCCTGCTACTACGGCATCGACTTCCCGTCGGCCAGCCAGCTTATCGCCAACAAGAAAACCATCGCCGAGATCGCCGAATATCTCGGCCTCGATTCCCTGCATTATTTAAGTCTTGAAGGTTTGGTGAAGGCTACGGGGATGACCAGCGAGGACTTCTGTCTCGCCTGTTTCAACGGGAAATATCCGGTTGCACCGGACACGAGCTTCCACAAGGATGCCCTTGGTTGA
- a CDS encoding M20/M25/M40 family metallo-hydrolase, which translates to MNIAINRERLAATFTELCEISSPSRQEGAISAHLKRVFAELGADTIYEDDSAGQTGSESGNLIIRFNGNMADRDGLFLSCHMDTVGPADGVKVIRNGDIFTSRGDTILGGDDKAGIAAVLELLTLLRENNAPHPTIEVIITTCEEIGLLGAKSLDYQKLQTAYGYALDSTGNNDVIIGAPAANKFTIEIKGLAAHAGLCPEAGINALTIAAQALAALRIGRLDEESTCNFGKIQGGVATNIVPERVILQGEVRSHSDKKLASYTEEIFKAFERAVADWQGNPATGDNKPTVSIEIVDDYPLLAIAPDAPVLQRIEKAARACGKDLRHLVAGGGSDANIFNGYGLPTAIVATGMDKVHTVNEQMNLNDLVNLTELLYALVTE; encoded by the coding sequence ATGAACATTGCAATTAACCGGGAACGGCTAGCCGCCACCTTTACCGAATTATGTGAGATAAGTAGCCCGTCTCGCCAGGAAGGGGCGATATCCGCCCATCTCAAAAGGGTTTTTGCCGAACTCGGCGCCGACACAATTTATGAAGATGATTCCGCTGGCCAAACCGGCTCGGAATCGGGAAACCTCATCATCCGCTTTAACGGCAACATGGCGGACCGGGACGGCTTGTTTCTGTCCTGCCACATGGACACCGTGGGACCAGCCGACGGTGTCAAGGTGATCAGAAACGGCGATATCTTTACCAGCAGAGGTGATACCATCCTCGGCGGCGACGACAAAGCGGGTATTGCCGCAGTCCTTGAACTGCTCACCCTTCTGAGAGAAAATAATGCCCCCCATCCAACCATCGAGGTGATTATCACCACCTGCGAGGAGATCGGCTTATTGGGTGCCAAGAGCCTCGATTACCAAAAGCTGCAAACCGCTTATGGCTACGCCCTTGACTCCACCGGTAACAACGATGTCATCATCGGCGCCCCGGCCGCCAACAAGTTCACCATTGAAATTAAAGGTTTGGCCGCCCATGCCGGGCTCTGCCCGGAGGCCGGCATCAATGCCCTGACGATTGCCGCCCAGGCCCTGGCAGCCCTTCGCATAGGCCGGCTTGACGAGGAATCGACCTGCAATTTCGGCAAGATCCAGGGTGGGGTGGCAACCAATATCGTACCGGAACGGGTCATCTTGCAGGGAGAGGTCCGCAGTCACTCAGATAAAAAATTGGCGAGTTATACCGAAGAGATATTCAAGGCCTTCGAAAGGGCAGTAGCCGATTGGCAGGGCAACCCGGCAACCGGTGACAATAAACCAACGGTATCCATCGAAATCGTTGACGACTATCCCCTGCTGGCCATCGCCCCTGATGCCCCGGTGCTGCAACGCATTGAAAAGGCGGCGCGCGCCTGCGGCAAAGACCTTCGGCATCTTGTTGCCGGCGGCGGCAGCGATGCCAACATTTTCAATGGCTACGGCCTGCCCACTGCCATAGTGGCAACCGGCATGGACAAGGTGCATACAGTAAACGAGCAGATGAATCTCAACGATCTGGTGAACCTCACCGAGCTCCTGTACGCCCTGGTAACCGAATAG